A window from Calliopsis andreniformis isolate RMS-2024a chromosome 5, iyCalAndr_principal, whole genome shotgun sequence encodes these proteins:
- the Ttc30 gene encoding tetratricopeptide repeat domain 30 isoform X2, translating to MSTFIQNVHIKDGEYTKTIYTMIKEQRYAETIKVLIVLLDSYPSSRPCLSLLAHCYFYTQDFIASAQCYEKLVQLCPSENIYKLYHAQSLHQACIYQEAWTICSNIVNQSNLEFKVKKLQAAIKYGQEDMVVAKNLIDQCPTDDVDTEINLGCLLYKEEQYEQALKKFTNALQITGFKPHLSYNVGLCYFKLKEYAASLKHIADIIEQGIREHPELGVGMTTEGIEVRSVGNTLTLHETALTEAFNLKAAIEYQLQNYEAAKEALTDMPPRSEEELDAVTLHNQALINMDTKPSEGFEKLQFLLQQNPFPPETFANLLLLYCKYQYYDLAADVLAENVHLTYKYLTPYLYDFLDALITQQTSPEEAYRKFDDLGNKHMEILRKATKRVQEARLNHDDVAVKKAVNDYEEALERYVPVLMAQAKIYWELGNYTQVEKIFRKSVEFCNEHDVWKLNVAHTLFMQENKFKEATGFYEPIVRKKYENILDVSAIVLANLCVSYIMTSQNAEAEGLMKKIEKEEQAVSREDQDKKLFHLCIVNLVIGTLYCSKGNYEFGISRVMKSLEPYNKKLGTDTWFYAKRCFLSLLEQLAKQLVILKDTTLQECIQFLEHCEVYGRDVVTVVEQPLDMHDMLSITPQSKQTVVYEARYLKALFLKLQMS from the exons ATGAGTACTTTTATACAGAATGTGCATATAAAAGATGGAGAATATACAAagacaatttatacaatg ATTAAAGAACAGCGTTATGCAGAAACCATAAAAGTTTTAATTGTGCTTCTAGATTCTTATCCTTCT TCCAGACCTTGTTTGTCTCTTCTTGcccactgttatttttatacgcAAGATTTCATAGCTTCTGCACAGTGTTATGAAAAATTAGTTCAACTTTGTCCAAGTGAAAACATATATAAATTATATCATGCACAATCTTTGCATCAAGCGTGTATATATCAAGAAGCTTGGACAATATGTTCTAACATTGTTAATCAAAGCAACTTAGAATTTAAAGTAAAAAAACTACAAGCAGCAATAAAGTATGGACAAGAAGATATGGTTGTTGCAAAAAATCTTATTGACCAATGTCCAACAGATGATGTAGATACAGAAATTAATTTAGGATGTCTCTTGTACAAG GAAGAGCAATACGAGCAAGCATTAAAAAAATTTACGAATGCATTACAAATAACAGGTTTCAAGCCTCATTTATCGTATAATGTAGGACTTTGTTACTTTAAATTAAAAGAATATGCTGCATCACTAAAACATATTG ctGATATCATTGAACAAGGTATAAGAGAACATCCAGAGTTAGGAGTAGGGATGACAACAGAGGGTATAGAAGTACGTAGTGTTGGAAATACATTAACACTCCATGAAACTGCTTTAACAGAGGCATTTAACTTGAAAGCTGCCATTGAATATCAATTACAAAATT ACGAAGCAGCAAAAGAAGCATTAACAGATATGCCTCCAAGATCTGAAGAAGAGCTTGATGCTGTTACTTTGCATAATCAAGCCTTAATAAATATGGATACAAAACCAAGTGAGGGATTTGAGAAACTTCAGTTTTTATTGCAACAAAATCCATTTCCACCTGAAACATTTGCTaatttattgctgttatattgcAAATATCAATACTATGACTTAGCTGCTGATGTTTTAGCAGAAAATGTACATTtgacttataaatatttaacaccA TATTTATATGATTTCTTGGATGCATTAATTACTCAACAAACATCGCCAGAGGAAGCATATCGTAAATTCGATGATCTCGGTAACAAACACATGGAAATATTAAGAAAAGCGACAAAACGAGTTCAAGAGGCAAGATTAAACCATGATGATGTCGCTGTAAAAAAGGCGGTAAATGATTACGAAGAAGCTTTGGAAAGATATGTTCCTGTTTTAATGGCACAAGCGAAAATTTATTGGGAACTTGGAAATTATACGCAAGTCGAGAAGATTTTTAGGAAAAGCGTGGAATTCTGTAACGAACATGACGTATGGAAATTAAATGTAGCTCACACACTCTTTATGCAAGAAAACAAATTCAAAGAAGCAACAGGTTTCTATGAGCCAATCGTTCGAAAGAAATACGAAAAT ATTTTAGATGTAAGTGCTATAGTACTTGCCAATTTGTGCGTCAGTTACATTATGACTTCTCAAAACGCAGAAGCTGAGGGACTTATGAAAAAAATAGAGAAAGAGGAACAAGCGGTGTCGCGGGAAGATCAAgacaaaaaattgtttcatttgtGCATTGTCAATTTAGTGATTGGAACACTGTATTGTTCTAAAGGGAATTACGAATTTGGTATATCTAGAGTGATGAAAAGTCTAGAGCCCTACAATAAAAAGTTAGGAACAGACACTTGGTTTTACGCGAAGAGATGTTTCCTGTCCCTTTTAGAACAACTGGCTAAACAATTAGTGATTTTAAAAGACACTACGCTTCAGGAATGCATACAATTTTTAGAGCATTGTGAAG tttatGGAAGAGATGTGGTgacggtggtggagcaacctctCGATATGCACGATATGCTTTCTATTACCCCGCAAAGCAAACAAACAGTTGTTTATGAGGCACGATACTTGAAAGCCCTATTTTTAAAACTACAAATGTCTTGA
- the Gcn2 gene encoding eukaryotic translation initiation factor 2 alpha kinase Gcn2, producing MSCESCKDRQENEIEVLKSIFGDELRDLRRGKNKRKWQPLDIVITLTPQRGMSGPGEVYAQIDLHVIGNDKYPNEMPRIELKNSRGLSHQQIAVLHSELMDLTKQLQGEVMIFELAQHVQKYLHENNKPSYSSFYEEMVSRRQEKIEYEMLEKQLKEDKERQVLQDEIQKRQEALKAEIRNRKESIRLSSDRSNNPSHSIPSSPQERPRLHSRRRCASSCESSDGFLCEHRGTKLLHFDHNKDERQVYRGKCMGHSNKGSVVYAGVDMTTGDLFAIHEWTLKINSGSDENSIQQIAKQIGSLEQEIHHLSKLHHSNLVHYMNMKYLQDEDSVVIYVLQEFVIGTNCSFFLVDNIPVDIDLLRYLAAGILSALKYLHENNVIHRDLRDTSIYIDCSGIVKISDYSLNKRLSDVYQSYTTVKPEQDFPNIQGRSGKKADIYRFGVLMFSLLNGEIVPSEKIDPTIINQPDLQDFLLMCLISDERKRWSAEQLLQHTFIKAPLTRALSPPKIPRKDEQDNREPEEIDTDIRQYVQPLGAHSRITNEFQVLEWLGRGAFGDVLKVKNKLDGGIYAIKRIELNPKNKQLNRKITREVKLLSRMNHENVVRYYNSWIESAIVTDKIEEERKFTSSEKTSADLNQFGTDDIEKLAPPLKDVEWNVSYKSRTNTVPPDSDEDNSDASSDTDSDEDCAFLMRNLLRIDSSDSVEFEKDSNCLASTSNTKEDENGDIDKSEETTREIQYMYIQMEFCEKSTLRTAIDGGLYEDRERVWRLFREIVEGLAHIHQQGMIHRDLKPVNIFLDSNDHVKIGDFGLATTNILSSFAQNVETDKESNVLDKGISFGTEDVGSLTGQVGTALYVAPELTTKAAKAIYNQKVDIYSLGIILFEMCYKPLITGMERIKILLNLRSKEIIFPPEMQQTDMSRQTHILRWLLNHDPSLRPTAQELLSSEYLPPPRLEETELQEMIRRTLSNNQSKAYKYLISCCFMQEVSPADDITYDMNLPSRGHINFLSWKKHQEGVKCKVIEIFQRHGGVYLGTPLLMPNSRQFCSFSDSSVKLMTRTGNIVCIPHDLRAPFARYVIWNNIPHVRRYAIERVFREKKVLGFHPREFYECAFDIISPTANNLLMETELIYIFWEIINELPLLQERNFTIRLNHTSLLKAVLMYCGIDPEKYQDIYSILRDARDGKFSRFQVQTHLISLCLTDQAMETLFNLFETESTVAKIHSVLKTITKRKGDSATLAKEGLKEIEVVMENIEAFGIKWPVVVVPLLVHNINQHSGIIYQITCQVKRHKKKYGEEVIAAGGRYDKMLSSFKKILERTGMTSKEGKQYGAGISISLEKLVSAVSETSESLETKYEIDIAISCMGNSHREKEMIDLLKELWGLGLKVTILDLASLEEILEHCQERSINQVIILKSGEKGSVRIQIWERDRFQEKRMANQEVAEFLQKLDNSIHILNRSESKTSNDNFLGNNNPVNININFILSERDKLSGSSRRSLKNSMLAQMSTYFQRISHKIPIEVFAIFLEMSVIRTLISFLEIDEEEQDFLKSIQVIIDKHARHKKYIKDICEKMREARKEKQRPVLILHSLIDNQYMTLL from the exons AATGCCACGTATAGAACTGAAAAATAGCAGAGGCTTGTCTCATCAACAGATCGCTGTATTACATTCTGAATTAATGGATCTTACAAAACAATTACAGGGAGAGGTAATGATTTTTGAGTTAGCGCAACATGTTCAGAAATATCTACATGAAAATAACAAACCAAGCTATAGTAGTTTTTATGAAGAAATGGTCTCAAGACGTCAAGAAAAAATAGAATATGAAATGCTGGAAAAGCAGTTAAAAGAAGATAAAGAAAGACAG GTATTACAGGATGAAATTCAAAAAAGACAAGAAGCTTTAAAAGCTGAGATTCGTAACCGAAAAGAATCAATTCGTTTATCTAGTGATCGATCAAACAATCCATCACACTCAATACCATCATCTCCGCAAGAAAGACCGCGGCTTCATTCGCGAAGGAGATGTGCCAGTAGTTGCGAAAGTTCTGATGGTTTTCTATGCGAACATAGGGGTACAAAATTACTACACTTCGATCATAATAAAG ATGAACGACAAGTGTATAGAGGAAAATGTATGGGTCATAGTAATAAAGGTTCAGTTGTATATGCAGGAGTTGACATGACAACTGGTGACTTATTCGCAATTCATGAATGGACGTTGAAAATAAACAGTGGAAGTGATGAGAATAGTATTCAGCAAATCGCAAAACAAATAGGGAGTCTTGAACAAGAAATACATCACTTAAGCAAATTACATCACTCAAATCTCGTACATTACATGAATATGAAATATCTGCAGGACGAAGATAGTGTAGTTATTTATGTTCTCCAAGAATTTGTG ATAGGCACGAACTGTTCCTTCTTCTTAGTGGACAATATTCCTGTGGACATAGATCTTCTCCGATATTTAGCAGCTGGGATACTTTCCGCCTTGAAATACTTGCACGAGAATAATGTTATTCACAGAGACTTACGTGACACAAGTATCTATATTGACTGCTCAGGGATAGTTAAAATATCAGATTATTCTCTTAATAAACGACTATCAGATGTTTATCAGTCTTATACAACGGTCAAGCCTGAGCAAgattttccaaatattcaagGCAGAAGTGGGAAAAAGGCAGATATTTATCGTTTTGGAGTGCTGATGTTTTCTCTATTAAATGGAGAAATTGTTCCAAGTGAAAAAATCGACCCAACAATCATAAATCAG CCTGATCTTCAAGATTTCCTATTAATGTGCCTTATAAGTGATGAAAGAAAGCGGTGGTCCGCTGAGCAATTACTACAGCATACATTCATAAAAGCTCCTTTAACTCGTGCTTTATCACCTCCGAAAATACCACGAAAAGATGAACAAGATAATCGGGAGCCTGAAGAAATTGATACAGATATTCGACAATACGTACAACCTTTGGGTGCTCATTCAAGAATCACAAATGAGTTTCAAGTTCTTGAATGGCTTGGCAGAGGAGCATTTGGTGATGTCTtaaaagtaaagaataaatTGGATGGAGGAATTTATGCGATTAAGAGAATAGAACTTAATCCAAAAAATAAACAACTCAATAGAAAAATTACGAGGGAGGTCAAATTATTGTCACGAATGAACCATGAAAACGTAGTAAGATATTACAATTCATGGATAGAGAGCGCTATCGTAACTGACAAGATAGAAGAGGAGCGTAAATTTACATCTTCAGAGAAAACGAGTGCAGAtcttaat CAATTTGGTACAGATGACATTGAAAAACTAGCACCACCATTAAAAGATGTTGAATGGAATGTCTCATATAAATCCCGTACAAAtactgtcccaccagatagtgACGAGGATAATAGTGATGCATCGAGCGACACTGACAGCGATGAAGACTGTGCGTTTTT AATGCGGaatcttttgagaattgattcttCTGATAGTGTAGAATTTGAAAAGGATTCAAATTGTCTAGCTTCTACGTCAAATACGAAAGAGGATGAAAATGGAGATATAGATAAATCAGAAGAAACCACTagagaaatacaatatatgtacattcaAATGGAATTTTGTGAGAAAAGCACTCTTAGAACGGCAATTGATGGAGGTCTTTATGAAGATCGAGAAAGAGTGTGGAGATTATTTCGAGAAATTGTTGAAGGCTTAGCGCACATTCATCAGCAGGGTATGATACATAGAGACTTGAAGCcagtaaatatatttttagataGTAACGACCATGTGAAAATTGGAGACTTCGGTCTTGCCACTACAAACATCCTTTCATCGTTTGCACAGAATGTGGAAACTGATAAAGAATCAAACGTTCTAGACAAAG gaATTAGTTTTGGTACAGAAGACGTTGGTTCTTTAACAGGACAAGTAGGCACAGCACTTTATGTTGCTCCAGAACTTACAACGAAAGCAGCAAAAGCTATTTATAATCAGAAAGTTGACATTTACAGTCTtggaataatattatttgaaatgTGCTATAAGCCACTAATAACAGGAATGGAACGAATTAAGATTTTACTCAATTTACGATCGAAAGAAATTATATTCCCACCAGAAATGCAACAAACAGATATGTCACGGCAAACTCATATCTTACG TTGGTTACTGAACCATGACCCCAGTCTACGACCTACAGCTCAGGAACTTCTATCTTCAGAGTATTTGCCTCCTCCACGACTTGAAGAAACAGAATTACAAGAAATGATTCGACGCACTCTTTCAAATAATCAAAGTAAagcatataaatatttaatttcttgTTGTTTCATGCAAGAAGTTAGCCCTGCGGACGATATTACTTATGATATGAATTTACCAAGTAGAGGGCATATCAATTTTTTGTCTTGGAAAAAGCATCAAGAAGGGGTGAAGTGCAAAGTAATCGAAATTTTCCAACGACACGGTGGTGTTTATTTAGGGACACCGCTTCTGATGCCAAACTCGCGTCAATTCTGTAGTTTTTCAGATTCCAGTGTAAAATTAATGACTCGAACAGGAAATATTGTTTGTATTCCTCACGATTTACGTGCTCCTTTTGCGAGATACGTTATTTGGAATAACATACCGCACGTCAGAAGATATGCGATTGAAAGAGTCTTCAGAGAAAAGAAG GTTCTGGGTTTTCATCCTAGAGAATTTTACGAGTGTGCATTTGACATAATCAGCCCTACAGCAAATAATTTGTTAATGGAGACTGaattaatatatattttttgggAAATTATTAACGAGTTACCCTTATTACAAGAACGAAATTTTACTATCCGTTTAAATCATACTTCCTTGTTGAAAGCTGTATTAATGTATTGTGGGATCGATCCAGAAAAATACCAGGACATTTATTCAATACTTCGGGATGCACGGGACGGAAAATTTTCAAGATTTCAAGTACAGACACATTTAATAAGTTTATGCTTGACTGATCAAGCTATGGAgacattattcaatttatttgaAACAGAAAGTACTGTCGCTAAAATCCACAGTGTTCTCAAAACTATAACTAAGAGAAAAGGAGATTCTGCGACGTTAGCTAAAGAAGGGTTGAAGGAAATTGAAGTTGTGATGGAAAATATTGAAGCATTTGGTATAAAG TGGCCAGTAGTAGTGGTACCTCTTCTTGTACATAATATAAATCAACATAGTGGTATAATTTATCAGATTACTTGTCAAGTTAAACGTCATAAGAAAAAATATGGAGAAGAGGTGATAGCAGCGGGAGGACGTTATGATAAAATGCTATCCTCTTTCAAGAAAATACTCGAACGTACAGGAATGACCAGCAAAGAAGGGAAACAATATGGTGCTGGAATCAGTATTTCATTAGAGAAGCTCGTTTCTGCCGTTTCAGAAACGTCTGAGTCTTTAGAAACTAAGTACGAAATTGATATTGCAATTTCATGTATGGGCAATTCTCATCGAGAAAAGGAGATGATTGATCTCCTAAAAGAACTCTGGGGCCTGGGATTGAAAGTTACAATTTTAGATTTGGCATCCCTTGAAGAAATTCTCGAACACTGTCAAGAACGTTCCATAAATCAGGTTATTATTCTGAAAAGTGGAGAAAAGGGAAGTGTAAGAATACAAATTTGGGAACGTGATAGATTTCAAGAGAAGAGAATGGCGAATCAAGAAGTTGCAGAATTCCTTCAAAAATTAGATAACTCTATACACATTCTAAATAGGTCTGAAAGTAAAACGTCAAACGATAACTTCTTAGGAAATAACAATCCAGTTAACATAAATATCAATTTCATTTTATCGGAAAGAGACAAACTATCGGGCAGTTCAAGAAGAAGCTTAAAAAATTCTATGCTCGCACAAATGTCTACTTATTTCCAAAGAATCTCGCACAAAATTCCAATAGAAgtttttgcaatttttttagAAATGAGTGTAATCAGAACACTTATAAGTTTTTTGGAGATAGATGAAGAGGAACAAGACTTTTTAAAAAGTATACAAGTTATTATTGATAA aCATGCAAggcataaaaaatacataaaagatattTGCGAAAAAATGCGAGAAGCGAGGAAGGAAAAACAACGGCCTGTACTGATTCTACACAGTCTGATCGACAATCAATACATGACTCTTTTATAA
- the Ttc30 gene encoding tetratricopeptide repeat domain 30 isoform X1, translating into MSTFIQNVHIKDGEYTKTIYTMIKEQRYAETIKVLIVLLDSYPSSRPCLSLLAHCYFYTQDFIASAQCYEKLVQLCPSENIYKLYHAQSLHQACIYQEAWTICSNIVNQSNLEFKVKKLQAAIKYGQEDMVVAKNLIDQCPTDDVDTEINLGCLLYKEEQYEQALKKFTNALQITGFKPHLSYNVGLCYFKLKEYAASLKHIADIIEQGIREHPELGVGMTTEGIEVRSVGNTLTLHETALTEAFNLKAAIEYQLQNYEAAKEALTDMPPRSEEELDAVTLHNQALINMDTKPSEGFEKLQFLLQQNPFPPETFANLLLLYCKYQYYDLAADVLAENVHLTYKYLTPYLYDFLDALITQQTSPEEAYRKFDDLGNKHMEILRKATKRVQEARLNHDDVAVKKAVNDYEEALERYVPVLMAQAKIYWELGNYTQVEKIFRKSVEFCNEHDVWKLNVAHTLFMQENKFKEATGFYEPIVRKKYENILDVSAIVLANLCVSYIMTSQNAEAEGLMKKIEKEEQAVSREDQDKKLFHLCIVNLVIGTLYCSKGNYEFGISRVMKSLEPYNKKLGTDTWFYAKRCFLSLLEQLAKQLVILKDTTLQECIQFLEHCEGIFFFITARNVCIILSLFFFFFFSLWKRCGDGGGATSRYARYAFYYPAKQTNSCL; encoded by the exons ATGAGTACTTTTATACAGAATGTGCATATAAAAGATGGAGAATATACAAagacaatttatacaatg ATTAAAGAACAGCGTTATGCAGAAACCATAAAAGTTTTAATTGTGCTTCTAGATTCTTATCCTTCT TCCAGACCTTGTTTGTCTCTTCTTGcccactgttatttttatacgcAAGATTTCATAGCTTCTGCACAGTGTTATGAAAAATTAGTTCAACTTTGTCCAAGTGAAAACATATATAAATTATATCATGCACAATCTTTGCATCAAGCGTGTATATATCAAGAAGCTTGGACAATATGTTCTAACATTGTTAATCAAAGCAACTTAGAATTTAAAGTAAAAAAACTACAAGCAGCAATAAAGTATGGACAAGAAGATATGGTTGTTGCAAAAAATCTTATTGACCAATGTCCAACAGATGATGTAGATACAGAAATTAATTTAGGATGTCTCTTGTACAAG GAAGAGCAATACGAGCAAGCATTAAAAAAATTTACGAATGCATTACAAATAACAGGTTTCAAGCCTCATTTATCGTATAATGTAGGACTTTGTTACTTTAAATTAAAAGAATATGCTGCATCACTAAAACATATTG ctGATATCATTGAACAAGGTATAAGAGAACATCCAGAGTTAGGAGTAGGGATGACAACAGAGGGTATAGAAGTACGTAGTGTTGGAAATACATTAACACTCCATGAAACTGCTTTAACAGAGGCATTTAACTTGAAAGCTGCCATTGAATATCAATTACAAAATT ACGAAGCAGCAAAAGAAGCATTAACAGATATGCCTCCAAGATCTGAAGAAGAGCTTGATGCTGTTACTTTGCATAATCAAGCCTTAATAAATATGGATACAAAACCAAGTGAGGGATTTGAGAAACTTCAGTTTTTATTGCAACAAAATCCATTTCCACCTGAAACATTTGCTaatttattgctgttatattgcAAATATCAATACTATGACTTAGCTGCTGATGTTTTAGCAGAAAATGTACATTtgacttataaatatttaacaccA TATTTATATGATTTCTTGGATGCATTAATTACTCAACAAACATCGCCAGAGGAAGCATATCGTAAATTCGATGATCTCGGTAACAAACACATGGAAATATTAAGAAAAGCGACAAAACGAGTTCAAGAGGCAAGATTAAACCATGATGATGTCGCTGTAAAAAAGGCGGTAAATGATTACGAAGAAGCTTTGGAAAGATATGTTCCTGTTTTAATGGCACAAGCGAAAATTTATTGGGAACTTGGAAATTATACGCAAGTCGAGAAGATTTTTAGGAAAAGCGTGGAATTCTGTAACGAACATGACGTATGGAAATTAAATGTAGCTCACACACTCTTTATGCAAGAAAACAAATTCAAAGAAGCAACAGGTTTCTATGAGCCAATCGTTCGAAAGAAATACGAAAAT ATTTTAGATGTAAGTGCTATAGTACTTGCCAATTTGTGCGTCAGTTACATTATGACTTCTCAAAACGCAGAAGCTGAGGGACTTATGAAAAAAATAGAGAAAGAGGAACAAGCGGTGTCGCGGGAAGATCAAgacaaaaaattgtttcatttgtGCATTGTCAATTTAGTGATTGGAACACTGTATTGTTCTAAAGGGAATTACGAATTTGGTATATCTAGAGTGATGAAAAGTCTAGAGCCCTACAATAAAAAGTTAGGAACAGACACTTGGTTTTACGCGAAGAGATGTTTCCTGTCCCTTTTAGAACAACTGGCTAAACAATTAGTGATTTTAAAAGACACTACGCTTCAGGAATGCATACAATTTTTAGAGCATTGTGAAGGTATATTTTTCTTCATTACTGCACGAAATGTTTGCATTATTTTatcgttattttttttttttttttttagtttatGGAAGAGATGTGGTgacggtggtggagcaacctctCGATATGCACGATATGCTTTCTATTACCCCGCAAAGCAAACAAACAGTTGTTTATGA
- the LOC143179163 gene encoding uncharacterized protein LOC143179163, which produces MNIVKEENNNEVSKQCIHDTSAIDNLVVSTDNIVVQLNNDYDNSKKIWWNNDLAKLRKETIKYRRLAKRLKRKKESEAEMYFQMYKQKRKQLREEINHRKKICCIAFTKLIDNDPSGNFFKVILHKLLNKHRKRRVFRKYNRVTRIVDLLLQIKKENLDVRMALEVRKHLDNINEDINADKILAAYFNLTTKESDIKKQLFNELNLNNKHLDGNNKQMDDNCCLW; this is translated from the coding sequence ATGAATATAGTGAAAGAAGAAAATAACAATGAAGTTAGTAAGCAATGTATACATGATACATCAGCTATAGATAATTTGGTAGTATCTACTGACAATATTGTGGTACAACTGAATAATGATTATGATAATAGCAAGAAAATTTGGTGGAATAATGATCTTGCAAAATTGCGTAAGGAAACAATTAAGTATAGAAGATTAGCAAAACGTCTTAAGAGAAAAAAAGAGTCTGAAGCTGAAATGTACTTTCAAATGTATAAACAAAAGAGAAAACAGTTACGAGAAGAAATTAACCATAGAAAGAAAATTTGTTGCATAGCTTTTACTAAGTTGATTGATAATGATCCTTCTGGTAACTTCTTTAAAGTGATACTTCATAAGTTATTAAATAAGCACCGCAAAAGGAGGGTCTTTCGAAAGTATAATAGGGTAACAAGAATTGTTGACCTCTTActtcaaataaaaaaagaaaatttagaTGTACGTATGGCACTAGAAGTTAGAAAACATTTGGATAATATTAATGAAGACATTAATGCTGATAAAATATTAGCAGCATATTTCAATCTTACTACTAAAGAGTCTgatattaaaaaacaattatttAATGAATTAAACCTTAATAACAAACATTTGGATGGTAATAACAAACAAATGGATGATAACTGTTGTTTATGGTAA
- the LOC143179533 gene encoding zinc finger CCHC domain-containing protein 17, translating to MANCKLNQIFLGEVASVQNYGAFIKIPGCAAQGLIHKSQVSTAHVDDVAEILQRGERVWCKIISIGDDSKIGLSMKYVNQGNGTDLDPNGVELQRDMQKKKTMGKHESKAIHLEAVLNTTCTKCGTAGHLSKDCFMSPDGKKYELIPEIEEEAPVQIQTETTEKEKKHKHKKLKKKQKSKKHKQNTDDSDSDKKEVVKKKKKKHSKDQKKKKKRKHNSSTSDESSSDSSSHDVKAHKRKRSESLEKRAKKCKHSKSKYPDG from the exons ATGGCGAATTGCAAACTAAATCAGATATTTCTGGGAGAAGTTGCATCCGTACAAAATTACGGAGCTTTTATTAAAATCCCAGGCTGTGCAGCACAAGGATTAATACATAAATCTCAG GTAAGCACTGCTCATGTCGACGATGTTGCAGAAATTTTGCAAAGAGGAGAAAGAGTGTGGTGTAAAATTATTTCTATCGGGGATGATAGTAAAATAGGATTGTCTATGAAATATGTAAACCAGGGAAATGGAACAGATTTAGATCCAAATGGTGTAGAATTACAAAGAGATATGCAGAAGAAAAAAACTATGGGGAAGCATGAATCTAAAGCTATACATTTAGAAGCTGTTCTTAATACTACATGCACTAAATGTGGAACAGCTGGTCATTTATCTAAAGATTGTTTTATGTCTCCTGATGGAAAGAAGTATGAATTGATTCCTGAAATTGAGGAAGAAGCCCCTGTTCAGATACAAACTGAAACAACtgagaaagaaaagaaacataaacataagaaattaaagaaaaaacaGAAAAGTAAGAAACACAAACAAAATACAGATGATAGTGACTCTGATAAAAAAGAAGTAgtcaaaaaaaagaagaagaaacacTCTAAAGatcaaaagaagaaaaagaaaaggaagCATAATAGTTCTACCAGTGATGAAAGTTCCAGTGATAGTTCTAGTCACGATGTAAAAGCACATAAACGAAAACGTTCAGAAAGTTTAGAAAAAAGAGCAAAGAAATGTAAACACTCAAAAAGCAAATATCCTGATGGATGA